One segment of Acidimicrobiales bacterium DNA contains the following:
- a CDS encoding acetyl-CoA C-acetyltransferase, translating into MAGSVVLSGARTPIGKLSGALAGFAATDLGGIAIKAALARGGVEPDQVDAVIMGQVLLAGAGQLTARQAAVAGGVPLSVPATTINKVCLSGLNAIHVADMMIQTGEADIVVAGGMESMTNAPYLLPGARAGYRMGDQTVVDSMMFDGLFCAIDQCAMGAGTEKYAATKGLSRESQDELAALSHERAAKAQKDGLFDDEIVPVEIPQRKGDPVVFREDEGVRPGTTIDSLGALRPAFDKAGNITAGNASQISDGGSAVVVCSEAAAERLGGEPLGRILGYGQVAGPDASLLDQPANAINAALARAGMAVGDLDLFELNEAFAAVGVASMATLGITGEVTNVNGGAIALGHPIGMSGNRLALHLLMELKRRGGGKGAAALCGGGGQGDAILLGTV; encoded by the coding sequence ATGGCCGGATCCGTCGTTCTCAGTGGTGCCCGCACGCCGATCGGCAAGCTCTCCGGAGCGTTGGCCGGCTTCGCGGCCACCGATCTCGGAGGCATCGCCATCAAGGCGGCCCTCGCCCGCGGCGGGGTCGAGCCCGACCAGGTCGACGCCGTGATCATGGGCCAGGTGCTGCTCGCCGGCGCCGGCCAGCTCACCGCTCGCCAGGCGGCGGTCGCCGGCGGGGTGCCCCTGAGCGTTCCCGCCACCACGATCAACAAGGTCTGCCTGTCGGGTCTCAACGCCATCCACGTCGCCGACATGATGATCCAGACCGGCGAGGCCGACATCGTCGTCGCCGGCGGGATGGAGTCGATGACCAACGCGCCCTACCTGCTGCCGGGCGCCCGCGCCGGCTACCGCATGGGCGACCAGACCGTGGTCGACTCGATGATGTTCGACGGGCTCTTCTGCGCCATCGACCAGTGCGCCATGGGCGCCGGCACCGAGAAGTACGCGGCGACCAAGGGTCTGTCCCGCGAGTCCCAGGACGAGCTCGCTGCGCTGAGCCACGAGCGGGCCGCGAAGGCCCAGAAGGACGGGCTCTTCGACGACGAGATCGTCCCTGTCGAGATCCCCCAGCGCAAGGGTGACCCGGTGGTCTTCCGCGAGGACGAGGGTGTGCGCCCCGGCACCACCATCGACAGCCTCGGCGCGCTGCGCCCGGCGTTCGACAAGGCGGGCAACATCACCGCCGGCAACGCCTCGCAGATCTCCGACGGCGGGTCGGCCGTGGTGGTGTGCTCGGAGGCGGCCGCCGAGCGCCTCGGCGGTGAGCCCCTCGGCCGGATCCTGGGCTACGGCCAGGTGGCCGGGCCCGACGCGTCGTTGCTCGACCAGCCGGCCAACGCCATCAACGCCGCCCTCGCCCGGGCGGGCATGGCCGTGGGGGACCTCGACCTGTTCGAGCTCAACGAAGCCTTCGCAGCCGTCGGCGTGGCGTCGATGGCCACCCTCGGCATCACCGGCGAGGTCACCAACGTCAACGGCGGGGCCATCGCCCTCGGCCATCCCATCGGGATGTCCGGCAACCGCCTCGCGCTGCACCTGCTGATGGAGCTCAAGCGCCGCGGCGGGGGCAAGGGCGCCGCCGCGCTGTGCGGCGGCGGCGGACAGGGCGACGCCATCCTGCTCGGCACCGTCTGA